One Engystomops pustulosus chromosome 7, aEngPut4.maternal, whole genome shotgun sequence DNA window includes the following coding sequences:
- the FIBIN gene encoding fin bud initiation factor homolog: MIGFYLLWFGILCNLSYGYYNGPLQPEMSNGTLHHYFVPDGDYEENDDPEKCQMLFRVTDERTCPGDGQSLSLKEEFIVIKRQIEDAERVLESIGKSISYDLDGEESYGKYLGRESSQISEAFSNSDKSLTELEIKFKQSQENEQNELKGLNDDFVDMMIHTRAVLKETLDVSLGLRDKHELLSLTIRSHGARLSRLKNDYLKA; encoded by the coding sequence ATGATTGGATTTTATCTCCTATGGTTTGGGATTTTGTGCAACCTGAGCTATGGTTATTACAACGGACCCCTCCAGCCGGAGATGTCCAATGGAACTTTGCACCATTACTTTGTTCCCGATGGAGACTACGAGGAGAACGATGACCCTGAGAAGTGTCAGATGCTCTTCAGAGTGACGGATGAAAGAACATGTCCTGGAGATGGACAATCTCTCTCCTTAAAGGAAGAATTTATCGTCATCAAAAGACAGATTGAAGATGCGGAAAGAGTGCTGGAAAGCATCGGCAAGAGCATATCTTACGATTTGGACGGTGAAGAAAGTTACGGAAAGTATCTCGGGAGAGAGTCATCCCAGATAAGTGAAGCCTTCTCCAACTCGGACAAGTCTCTGACGGAACTTGAGATCAAATTTAAGCAGAGCCAGGAGAACGAGCAGAACGAGTTGAAGGGGTTAAACGACGACTTTGTGGATATGATGATCCACACGAGAGCCGTTCTCAAGGAAACTTTAGACGTCTCCCTGGGTCTGAGGGATAAACATGAACTTCTCTCTTTAACTATTCGCAGTCACGGTGCTAGGCTAAGCAGACTGAAAAACGACTACCTGAAGGCGTGA